In Rattus norvegicus strain BN/NHsdMcwi chromosome 3, GRCr8, whole genome shotgun sequence, a genomic segment contains:
- the Wfdc11 gene encoding protein WFDC11 isoform X1 — protein MKPSLLRCLVFLCVLLLPPALGGTKNKYSPGELLLEECWGQPKANDCTKKCSRTFKCVYRNHTCCWTYCGNICAENAKFFERKK, from the exons ATGAAGCCCTCGCTGCTCCGGTGTCTGGTGTTTCTCTGCGTGCTGTTGCTGCCGCCTGCCCTGGGAGGGACAAAGAACAAGTATTCTC cGGGAGAACTGTTACTCGAGGAGTGCTGGGGACAGCCAAAAGCTAACGACTGTACCAAGAagtgttctagaactttcaaatgTGTATACAGAAATCACACATGCTGCTGGACCTACTGTGGTAACATCTGTGCAGAAAATGCG Aaattttttgaaagaaagaaatga